A single genomic interval of Methanococcus voltae harbors:
- a CDS encoding NifB/NifX family molybdenum-iron cluster-binding protein yields MKICITSTGKELNSNFEQRFGRSPYFIIYDTESKEFEAIDNTNTSSAHGAGIGSAQLIIQNKAKVLISGNIGPNAKAVLESEGINVLKGTESTVIENINKFEANELVEITKAGMPHQGMK; encoded by the coding sequence ATGAAAATATGTATTACAAGCACTGGAAAAGAATTAAATAGCAACTTTGAACAAAGATTCGGAAGAAGCCCATACTTTATAATCTACGATACAGAAAGCAAGGAATTTGAAGCAATAGACAACACAAACACATCATCCGCACACGGTGCAGGTATCGGTTCAGCACAGTTAATAATCCAAAATAAGGCAAAAGTTTTAATCAGCGGAAATATTGGACCTAATGCAAAAGCAGTTCTCGAATCAGAAGGTATTAATGTATTAAAAGGTACTGAAAGCACAGTGATTGAAAACATCAATAAATTTGAAGCAAATGAATTGGTGGAAATAACAAAAGCAGGTATGCCACACCAAGGAATGAAATAA